One Pelagicoccus sp. SDUM812003 genomic window carries:
- a CDS encoding DNA translocase FtsK, whose protein sequence is MPRPSSLHAKSILRVKDGVRRFLENMAGEGISEEEEMENEETTGKTAASSQTQDTENLPEDLVRIAEMEAATLQAESRQIAQWRQELERILKDREERQAYFADLAKERGTRFAQMLQSARDQLAGKTPSDFEQAHEAESEEDTPVSEPTATASASETTSSIAPQPYATPTVDLLDASELDESALVSPDSLEQQERALQGALDNFAVDALVYDAVVGPRVTQFRVRPGIGVRVEKIAALQKNISLALAQTNVRIQAPIPGEPFVGIEVGNGNTLPIRLRSVFESKAWRQGKETIPLAIGMDIQGKIVVADLAKAPHLMIAGATGSGKSVCMSNLILSLLYKFSPEELELVLIDPKRVEFGLFREVPHLIHSVVGEAKTAVQVLKWVVQEMETRYEILAEKQVRNIAGYNAKAEAQGFEKMPFMVVIIDELADLMMTSKGEAEASLARIAQLSRAVGIHTIIATQRPSVNVITGVIKANYPTRIAFQVSSLVDSRTILDCKGAESLLGQGDMLFNPPGFSRLLRIQSPMVQDEELTRVVTHVSQNQAERHRVDLSSVAGPGDGERDPDQEGLDDLFKEALAIVAESQKASTSYLQRRLRIGYNRAATLIEEMEDRFYIGPQNGSTPREVFITPEELAQ, encoded by the coding sequence CGTGCGCATCGCCGAAATGGAAGCCGCCACCCTGCAAGCGGAATCACGCCAGATCGCGCAATGGCGCCAGGAGCTCGAACGCATCCTGAAAGACCGCGAGGAGCGTCAGGCCTACTTCGCCGACCTGGCAAAGGAGCGCGGAACCCGCTTCGCCCAAATGCTGCAGAGCGCCCGCGACCAGCTCGCCGGCAAAACGCCCTCGGATTTCGAGCAAGCTCACGAAGCGGAATCCGAAGAGGATACTCCCGTTTCCGAGCCGACAGCCACCGCAAGCGCCTCGGAAACAACCTCTTCCATCGCCCCCCAACCCTACGCCACGCCGACCGTCGACCTTCTCGACGCCTCGGAGCTCGACGAATCGGCCCTCGTCTCCCCCGACTCTCTCGAACAGCAGGAACGCGCCCTGCAAGGCGCTCTCGACAATTTCGCGGTGGACGCCCTGGTCTACGACGCGGTGGTCGGCCCGCGAGTCACCCAGTTTCGCGTCCGCCCGGGCATCGGCGTACGGGTGGAGAAAATCGCCGCCCTGCAAAAAAACATTTCCCTCGCCCTCGCCCAAACTAACGTGCGCATCCAAGCCCCCATACCGGGCGAGCCCTTCGTAGGCATCGAGGTGGGCAACGGAAACACCCTGCCCATCCGCCTGCGCAGCGTCTTCGAGTCCAAAGCCTGGCGCCAAGGCAAGGAAACCATCCCGCTGGCCATCGGCATGGACATTCAGGGCAAGATCGTGGTGGCGGACCTCGCCAAAGCCCCGCACCTCATGATCGCAGGCGCCACGGGCAGCGGCAAGTCGGTCTGCATGAGCAACCTCATCCTCAGCCTGCTCTACAAGTTCAGCCCCGAGGAGCTGGAGCTGGTGCTCATCGACCCGAAGCGCGTCGAGTTCGGTCTCTTCCGCGAGGTGCCTCACCTCATCCACTCCGTAGTGGGCGAAGCCAAAACCGCCGTGCAAGTTCTCAAGTGGGTCGTACAGGAGATGGAAACCCGCTACGAGATCCTGGCGGAAAAACAGGTCCGCAACATCGCCGGCTACAACGCCAAGGCCGAAGCCCAAGGCTTCGAAAAGATGCCTTTCATGGTGGTGATCATCGACGAGCTGGCGGACCTTATGATGACTTCCAAGGGCGAAGCCGAAGCCTCCCTCGCTCGCATCGCCCAGCTTTCGCGAGCCGTGGGCATCCACACCATCATCGCCACCCAGCGGCCGTCGGTCAACGTCATCACTGGCGTCATAAAGGCAAACTACCCGACTCGCATCGCCTTCCAAGTTTCCTCGCTGGTCGACTCCCGCACCATCCTCGATTGCAAAGGCGCCGAGTCTCTGCTGGGCCAAGGCGACATGCTTTTCAACCCGCCGGGCTTCTCGCGCTTGCTGCGTATCCAAAGTCCTATGGTGCAGGACGAGGAACTGACCCGCGTGGTCACCCACGTCTCGCAAAACCAAGCCGAACGCCACCGCGTCGATCTTTCAAGCGTCGCCGGCCCTGGCGACGGCGAGCGCGACCCCGACCAGGAGGGCTTGGACGATCTGTTCAAAGAAGCCCTCGCCATCGTGGCCGAGTCGCAAAAGGCCAGCACCAGCTACCTGCAGCGCCGTCTGCGCATCGGCTATAACCGTGCCGCCACCCTCATCGAGGAAATGGAAGACCGCTTCTACATCGGCCCGCAAAACGGCTCCACCCCGCGTGAAGTCTTCATCACCCCGGAGGAGCTCGCTCAATGA